One Paenibacillus crassostreae DNA segment encodes these proteins:
- a CDS encoding ABC transporter substrate-binding protein, translating to MKRKTPKTFAMLLIASALLISACGNSNTNNSGKTAESTGNSTSTNAVKEETNDISPITFTFFGADGSPNWNNMKDDVGQVITEKTGVTINAEYDMNNGGDDKISLMAASGDYPDIIFPKGNLTKLVDAEAMIDMTDLIEEHAPNLKKLYSQNLNRLKYSTADPAIYTIPTNGSVDQTSFDASGGFEIQHRVLKELGYPEIRTTVDFEKALKDYVALHPETDGVPTIPLLLNADDWKIMITVTNPAFTATGLSDDGEFYINPETYEAQLHYKRPEEKEYFRWLNHMYNEGLLDKDTFVQKDDQYQAKIASGRVLGLISQEWEYSNAENALKAAGKDEYTYGHFPVTISEDILDHSFQDIGFDGYGIGITTSCEDPVRAIKFLDWMASEEGQVLRNWGIEGKHYNVEDGVRVVPADVQDRKNNDNIAFTKESGIGLYFVFSGHYGDGVKDSTGNYYTTNFPEQIIANYSDVEKESLAAYNATTWKDLFPSKDEFPVKVWGAAYNMPAPSDPEYTVAYQKTQDIIRKRIPEAILAKPEKFDQIFDDMLAELDKVGAVQMEQKYTEYVQDRVKLWTGQ from the coding sequence ATGAAAAGAAAAACGCCAAAAACATTTGCAATGCTGCTCATTGCAAGTGCGCTACTGATTTCTGCTTGTGGAAATTCCAACACAAATAACTCCGGGAAAACAGCAGAATCCACGGGGAATTCAACAAGTACGAATGCGGTCAAGGAAGAGACAAATGACATTTCTCCAATAACGTTTACGTTCTTTGGAGCTGATGGTAGTCCGAACTGGAATAATATGAAGGACGATGTTGGACAAGTCATCACTGAAAAGACAGGTGTTACTATTAATGCAGAGTATGACATGAATAATGGCGGTGACGATAAGATCTCTCTTATGGCTGCGAGTGGTGACTACCCTGATATCATCTTCCCCAAAGGTAACTTAACTAAATTGGTTGATGCAGAAGCTATGATCGATATGACAGACTTAATTGAGGAACATGCTCCTAACTTGAAGAAGTTATATAGTCAGAACCTTAATCGCCTTAAATATAGTACAGCTGATCCAGCCATTTATACAATCCCTACGAATGGTTCTGTCGACCAAACGAGTTTCGATGCAAGCGGTGGATTTGAGATTCAACATAGAGTGTTGAAAGAACTAGGTTATCCTGAAATTCGTACCACAGTAGATTTTGAGAAAGCCTTAAAGGATTATGTAGCGCTACACCCTGAAACAGATGGTGTTCCAACAATTCCATTGTTACTAAATGCTGATGACTGGAAAATTATGATTACGGTTACAAACCCGGCATTTACGGCAACGGGCTTATCGGATGATGGGGAGTTTTATATTAATCCTGAAACATACGAAGCACAATTACACTACAAACGTCCGGAAGAGAAAGAATACTTCCGTTGGTTGAATCATATGTACAATGAGGGACTTCTAGATAAAGATACATTTGTACAAAAAGATGACCAATACCAAGCTAAAATTGCAAGTGGTAGAGTTCTTGGATTAATTAGCCAAGAGTGGGAATATAGTAATGCTGAGAATGCCCTTAAAGCTGCTGGGAAAGATGAATACACTTATGGACATTTTCCAGTGACAATATCTGAAGATATTCTTGATCATTCTTTCCAAGATATCGGATTTGATGGATATGGTATTGGTATCACAACGTCTTGTGAAGATCCAGTTCGAGCTATTAAATTCTTAGACTGGATGGCATCTGAGGAAGGTCAAGTACTAAGAAACTGGGGGATTGAAGGGAAGCACTATAATGTAGAAGATGGTGTTCGCGTTGTTCCCGCAGATGTTCAGGATAGAAAGAATAATGATAATATAGCATTCACTAAAGAAAGCGGCATTGGACTCTACTTTGTCTTCAGTGGACACTATGGAGATGGTGTAAAGGACTCTACTGGTAACTATTATACTACGAACTTCCCTGAACAGATTATTGCCAATTACTCTGATGTTGAGAAGGAATCATTAGCAGCATATAACGCTACAACTTGGAAGGACTTATTCCCAAGTAAAGATGAATTCCCAGTGAAAGTGTGGGGAGCAGCGTATAATATGCCGGCTCCAAGTGACCCAGAATACACTGTAGCCTATCAAAAAACTCAAGATATTATTCGTAAACGTATTCCAGAAGCGATTCTTGCTAAACCTGAAAAATTCGATCAAATTTTCGATGATATGCTAGCAGAACTTGATAAAGTTGGAGCCGTTCAGATGGAACAAAAATACACTGAGTATGTTCAAGATAGAGTGAAATTATGGACGGGTCAATAA